The proteins below come from a single Pseudocalidococcus azoricus BACA0444 genomic window:
- a CDS encoding methyl-accepting chemotaxis protein — translation MTTSQRPTPQPTDLPQLPNSVLNAYQNDLETVNGHGHHPRSTPSPPGQPPSPPRSRGLGKNQSPRRSLRTKFTLFSIALGVLPVLGVGIIAFGLGSRTISNQTLTTEKNSAINFADKFQIFLRDRVSDARLLSQNPALINAQQRQNSSQLVATLDRYVTAYEAYDSAALIATDGRGTVVAQSQGRPLPNNILQNHQYFKSAIETGQALVTVEPTLSLPDRPVGVFVAAPVRDSVSNRIVGVLRLRIPLDRLDFFVANYAGNGRNYLLVDRQGTVFVSSLADLINQPASKAFANFAQIQATGQPTVALETLRTNRTPQVLATAPVKAGNWQVALATDQEVAFASTRQLFWIFLIGIGVTAVGVGVIAAYFAQRGTKRILETTAAVEKMGQGDLRTRVAVAGDDEITGLGVNINEMAAQIAELLDTTEAARRQQSEEAERAKQLRDITLRLATYTEEQEVLQTAVTAIRQAMKTDRVIVYEFDADYVGTVVAESVDLAWPAALETRIDDPCFRQNWIEAYSQGRIQATPDILNAGLTPCHLKQLSPLKVRANLVAPIIVEQKLVALLIAHECSGPRAWQQSEIDFFGQLATQIGLVVERLNFLKQTEVARQEAEGLARQQQQRTESIQSQLINLLSEVEAASQGDLTVRADITAGEIGTVADIFNSLIESLREVVIQVKDSTAQVNQALGEDETAMRQLADDSLRQAKKINRMLGAVEEMSRSIQSVADTANQAAEVARKASETAQTSGSTMDDTVQSILSLRETVAETAKKVKRLGESSQQISKVISLINQIALQTNLLAINASIEAARAGEEGRGFAVVAEEVGELAARSAAATKEIEQIVEAIQQETNEVVMAMETGTSQVVTGTQLVEEAKKNLEEIVTVSQAIDELVQSISQTTVSQTRTSTTVNTLMKDIAKVSEGMSDTSRQISESLEGTVAVAQKLQASVDTFTVREDS, via the coding sequence GGACAACCACCCTCACCCCCACGTTCTCGGGGGCTTGGCAAAAACCAGTCTCCCCGGCGGAGTTTGCGGACAAAATTTACGTTGTTCAGTATTGCTTTGGGAGTCTTACCCGTTTTGGGGGTGGGGATTATTGCCTTTGGCCTGGGGAGTCGCACCATTAGCAACCAAACACTGACAACTGAAAAAAATTCAGCGATTAACTTTGCTGACAAGTTTCAGATTTTCCTCAGAGACCGGGTTAGTGATGCTCGGCTTCTCTCCCAAAATCCAGCCCTCATCAATGCCCAACAACGCCAAAATAGTTCCCAACTGGTGGCTACGTTAGATCGCTATGTAACCGCCTATGAAGCCTATGACAGCGCGGCTTTGATTGCAACAGACGGGCGGGGCACAGTTGTTGCTCAGTCCCAGGGAAGACCTCTGCCCAACAATATTCTCCAAAATCATCAATACTTTAAGTCGGCCATCGAAACTGGCCAGGCCTTGGTGACGGTTGAGCCGACCCTATCTTTACCAGATCGGCCAGTCGGTGTTTTTGTGGCGGCGCCGGTACGGGATTCAGTCAGTAACCGAATCGTGGGTGTGCTCCGGTTGCGGATTCCCCTCGATCGCTTGGACTTCTTTGTGGCAAACTATGCTGGCAATGGCCGTAACTATCTCCTGGTGGATCGGCAAGGCACAGTCTTTGTGTCCTCCCTTGCTGATTTAATTAACCAACCGGCAAGTAAGGCCTTTGCTAACTTTGCTCAGATTCAGGCCACCGGCCAGCCAACCGTTGCCTTGGAAACCCTACGGACGAATCGCACTCCTCAGGTTTTAGCGACTGCACCCGTTAAAGCCGGGAATTGGCAAGTCGCCCTAGCCACCGACCAAGAAGTTGCCTTTGCCTCAACCCGTCAGCTTTTTTGGATCTTTCTGATTGGGATTGGGGTGACGGCCGTAGGGGTGGGGGTGATTGCGGCCTACTTCGCTCAACGGGGTACAAAACGGATTTTAGAGACAACGGCTGCGGTTGAGAAAATGGGGCAGGGAGATCTGAGGACGCGGGTGGCGGTGGCTGGAGATGATGAGATCACTGGCCTGGGGGTGAACATCAACGAAATGGCAGCCCAGATTGCCGAATTACTGGATACCACCGAGGCAGCCCGGCGGCAACAGAGCGAAGAGGCCGAGCGGGCGAAACAGTTGCGAGATATTACTCTGCGCCTTGCAACCTATACCGAAGAGCAGGAGGTCTTACAAACCGCTGTCACAGCTATCCGTCAAGCCATGAAGACAGACCGGGTTATTGTTTATGAATTTGACGCTGATTATGTCGGGACAGTGGTGGCGGAATCCGTAGATCTGGCCTGGCCCGCTGCCTTAGAAACCAGGATTGATGACCCCTGTTTTCGTCAAAATTGGATTGAGGCCTACAGCCAGGGTCGAATTCAGGCCACCCCCGATATTTTGAATGCTGGCTTAACCCCCTGCCATCTCAAACAACTGAGTCCGCTCAAGGTACGGGCAAATTTGGTAGCCCCGATCATCGTTGAGCAAAAGCTGGTTGCGCTGTTGATTGCCCATGAATGTTCTGGGCCGCGGGCCTGGCAGCAGTCGGAAATAGACTTTTTTGGGCAACTTGCCACTCAAATTGGCCTGGTTGTAGAACGCTTGAACTTCCTGAAACAAACAGAAGTCGCCCGACAAGAGGCGGAGGGTTTAGCCCGGCAGCAGCAACAACGCACAGAAAGCATTCAATCCCAGCTTATTAACCTCCTGAGTGAAGTGGAAGCGGCATCCCAAGGAGATCTGACGGTGCGAGCGGACATTACGGCGGGGGAGATTGGCACGGTTGCCGACATTTTTAACTCCCTGATTGAAAGCCTCCGGGAAGTGGTCATCCAGGTGAAAGACTCCACCGCCCAAGTCAACCAGGCCCTGGGGGAAGATGAAACGGCGATGCGGCAATTGGCCGATGACTCTTTGCGCCAGGCCAAGAAAATCAACCGGATGTTGGGTGCAGTTGAAGAAATGTCTCGCTCAATCCAATCTGTGGCTGACACTGCCAACCAAGCCGCCGAAGTTGCTCGTAAAGCCTCGGAAACCGCCCAGACCAGTGGCTCAACCATGGATGATACCGTGCAAAGCATTTTGAGTCTGCGGGAAACGGTGGCGGAAACGGCGAAAAAGGTCAAACGTCTGGGGGAATCCTCCCAACAGATTTCTAAAGTGATTTCGCTGATTAACCAAATTGCTCTCCAAACCAACCTACTCGCCATTAATGCCAGTATTGAAGCGGCCCGGGCCGGGGAAGAAGGGCGGGGCTTTGCGGTGGTTGCCGAGGAAGTCGGGGAATTGGCGGCCCGTTCGGCAGCAGCAACGAAGGAAATTGAGCAAATTGTCGAGGCGATTCAACAGGAAACCAATGAAGTGGTCATGGCCATGGAAACAGGGACGAGTCAGGTCGTCACAGGCACACAGCTAGTGGAAGAAGCCAAGAAAAACCTGGAAGAAATTGTCACCGTTTCCCAGGCCATTGATGAATTGGTGCAATCTATTTCCCAAACCACCGTCAGCCAAACCCGGACTTCCACGACTGTGAACACCCTGATGAAAGATATTGCCAAAGTTTCCGAGGGGATGTCCGATACCTCCCGCCAAATTTCCGAATCCCTAGAAGGAACAGTGGCCGTGGCCCAAAAACTCCAGGCCTCGGTGGATACTTTTACGGTGAGAGAGGACAGCTAA